A window of Rhizobium acidisoli contains these coding sequences:
- a CDS encoding cupin domain-containing protein, giving the protein MSASNPKAMTVSRPGRAVRSPEGVTTAPFWVEMLLEGSADGETTAMRATLDPGTITRWHTHPRGQLLYVLSGHGLAQSEGGPVAELRAGDAVWFAAGECHWHGAADDSPFGYLSIQATENGSIVEWLQPVEARS; this is encoded by the coding sequence ATGAGCGCTTCGAACCCGAAGGCCATGACGGTCAGCCGCCCCGGCCGGGCGGTGCGCTCGCCGGAGGGTGTCACCACGGCGCCTTTCTGGGTCGAGATGTTGCTCGAAGGCAGCGCCGATGGCGAAACCACGGCCATGCGCGCCACGCTCGATCCCGGCACCATCACCCGCTGGCATACGCACCCCAGGGGCCAGTTGCTCTATGTGCTTTCGGGTCATGGGCTGGCGCAGAGCGAGGGTGGTCCCGTCGCGGAACTGCGTGCCGGCGACGCCGTCTGGTTTGCGGCCGGCGAGTGCCACTGGCATGGCGCGGCCGATGACAGTCCCTTCGGCTATCTCAGCATTCAGGCAACGGAAAACGGCAGCATCGTCGAATGGCTGCAGCCGGTGGAGGCCCGGTCATGA
- a CDS encoding tautomerase family protein, with the protein MPFVRISLRKGKSPEYLAALADTIQRALVETFDVPENDRFQAIHQHDENELIFDSSYLAGPRSNDFVYISITIGRPRTAEMKATLYRRLADLLAQSPSLRPEDVMIVVSTSAPEDWSFGDGIAQMTDPDWRLRVAGGQR; encoded by the coding sequence ATGCCCTTCGTTCGCATTTCCCTTCGCAAAGGCAAGTCGCCGGAGTATCTTGCGGCGCTCGCCGACACCATCCAGCGCGCCCTGGTCGAAACCTTCGACGTGCCGGAAAACGACCGTTTTCAGGCCATTCACCAGCACGATGAGAACGAGCTCATCTTCGACAGCAGTTATCTTGCCGGGCCGCGCTCCAACGATTTCGTCTATATCTCGATCACCATCGGCCGGCCCCGCACGGCCGAGATGAAGGCGACGCTCTATCGCCGGCTCGCCGATCTGCTGGCGCAGTCACCGAGCCTCCGGCCAGAGGATGTGATGATCGTCGTCAGCACCAGCGCACCGGAAGACTGGTCCTTCGGCGACGGCATCGCCCAGATGACCGACCCCGACTGGCGGCTGCGGGTGGCAGGAGGCCAACGATGA
- a CDS encoding LysR substrate-binding domain-containing protein, with product MRRTIFDLDVLRSFSTGMELGNFAKAAEKLGRSTSAVSAQLKKLEEQAGTPIFRKAGRGLALTDAGETMLGYARRLLELNDEAAAAVHSIELEGWVRLGLQEDFGETLLPEVLGRFARAHPKVRVEARVVRNVELLERVTSGKLDLALAWSDGTATAHCERIGEVPMRWIGPAERSPDWHAASGEPIPLASLEAPCLMRSAATRALDEAGISWRLAFVSSSLGGLWAAAAAGLGISIRTPIGLPAKVRPLAPETIGLPDLPKLGLVLHRAEAEPQPAAARLAELVLQSVHGALRGTAA from the coding sequence ATGCGACGGACGATCTTCGATCTCGATGTGCTTCGAAGCTTTTCGACCGGCATGGAGCTCGGCAATTTTGCCAAGGCGGCCGAAAAACTCGGACGTTCCACCTCGGCAGTGAGCGCGCAGCTGAAGAAGCTGGAGGAGCAGGCGGGCACGCCGATCTTCCGCAAGGCCGGGCGCGGACTGGCGCTGACCGATGCCGGTGAGACGATGCTCGGTTATGCCAGGCGGTTGCTGGAGTTGAACGACGAGGCGGCGGCGGCCGTGCACAGCATCGAGCTTGAAGGCTGGGTGCGGCTTGGCCTGCAGGAGGATTTTGGCGAGACCCTGCTGCCGGAGGTGCTCGGCCGCTTTGCACGCGCGCATCCGAAGGTCCGCGTCGAGGCGCGGGTGGTGCGCAACGTTGAACTGCTTGAGCGCGTCACCTCAGGCAAGCTTGATCTGGCGCTCGCCTGGAGCGACGGCACGGCGACGGCGCATTGTGAGCGCATCGGCGAGGTGCCGATGCGCTGGATCGGGCCTGCCGAGAGATCGCCCGACTGGCATGCGGCAAGTGGCGAGCCGATACCGCTCGCCTCGCTGGAGGCGCCATGCCTGATGCGCAGTGCGGCGACCCGGGCACTTGACGAAGCCGGCATTTCCTGGCGTCTCGCCTTCGTCAGCTCCAGCCTCGGCGGCCTCTGGGCCGCGGCGGCCGCAGGCCTCGGCATCTCTATCCGCACACCAATCGGATTGCCGGCAAAGGTCCGGCCGCTGGCGCCGGAGACGATCGGCTTACCTGATTTGCCGAAGCTCGGGCTGGTCCTGCATCGGGCCGAAGCCGAACCGCAGCCGGCGGCGGCCCGGCTTGCCGAGCTCGTGCTGCAGTCGGTGCATGGCGCGCTTCGCGGGACGGCGGCCTGA
- a CDS encoding DUF4865 family protein — protein MIAMQYSFTLPADYDMSVIDRRIRDKGPLLDGFPNLGFKAYLSARQGEFASRDNLYAPFYLWQKPEGASDFLCGPAFQTLAGAFGWPQVKTWIVWQAKISPDIAAARFATREILQMEPYAPLADIRHAESAEAEAEVRAGGALASIRSFEPTTWTRVRFRLWREIPESAEHMQAYRVGHLSLP, from the coding sequence ATGATCGCCATGCAATACAGCTTCACCCTGCCCGCCGATTACGACATGTCGGTCATCGACCGGCGCATCCGCGACAAGGGACCGCTGCTCGACGGTTTCCCGAATCTCGGTTTCAAGGCCTATCTCAGCGCCCGCCAAGGCGAATTCGCCAGCCGCGACAATCTCTATGCGCCCTTCTACCTCTGGCAAAAGCCGGAAGGGGCAAGCGACTTCCTCTGCGGCCCCGCTTTCCAAACGCTCGCCGGCGCCTTCGGCTGGCCGCAGGTAAAAACCTGGATCGTCTGGCAGGCAAAAATCTCGCCCGATATTGCCGCAGCCAGGTTTGCCACCCGCGAGATCCTGCAAATGGAGCCGTATGCGCCGCTTGCCGATATCCGCCACGCCGAAAGCGCTGAGGCTGAAGCTGAGGTTCGGGCCGGCGGCGCCCTCGCCTCCATCCGCAGTTTCGAGCCGACGACATGGACGCGGGTGCGCTTCAGGCTATGGCGAGAGATC